Proteins encoded in a region of the Eschrichtius robustus isolate mEscRob2 chromosome 16, mEscRob2.pri, whole genome shotgun sequence genome:
- the ZBTB46 gene encoding zinc finger and BTB domain-containing protein 46 isoform X2 has protein sequence MNNRREDMEIASHYRHLLHELNEQRQHGVLCDVCVVVEGKVFKAHKNVLLGSSRYFKTLYCQVQKASDQATVTHLDIVTAQGFKAIIDFMYSAHLALTSRNVIEVMSAASFLQMTDIVQACHDFIKAALDISIKPDASDELSEFEVGAPPGSGADALISAVMAGRSISPWLARRTSPANSSGDSAIASCHEGGSSYGKEDQEPKADGPDDLPSQPLWPGDVGCGPLHVKEEQLSPTHYGGSEPPSAGDAAIQNSFSEQAAGDGWQPTGRRKNRKNKDTVRHITQHAEDDSRAGSPLPSFLPTSGWPFGSRDSNADLTVAEASSSDSRGERPELYTHVDEGLLGGEGSYPGAPLTPEKDDALHQATAVANLRAALMSKNSLLALKADVLADDSSLLLEYLPKGTHSLSRPGANPSHLPPAPPPSCTQSPGCPLWGPARWSPGSRPPPQPSERVHGHQEEVPLPLLQLLGHAPVHPQEAHALPHGRAALPLRDLREEVHAARAHEAAHAGAQQGQEVRVQAV, from the exons ATGAACAACCGGCGGGAAGATATGGAAATCGCGTCCCACTACCGGCACCTGCTCCACGAGCTCAACGAGCAGAGGCAGCACGGCGTCCTGTGCGACGTGTGCGTGGTGGTCGAGGGCAAGGTCTTCAAGGCCCACAAGAACGTCCTGCTCGGCAGCAGCCGCTACTTTAAGACGCTCTACTGCCAGGTGCAGAAGGCGTCCGACCAGGCCACGGTCACGCACCTGGACATCGTCACGGCGCAGGGCTTCAAGGCCATCATCGACTTCATGTACTCCGCCCACCTGGCCCTCACCAGCAGGAACGTCATCGAGGTGATGTCAGCGGCCAGCTTCCTGCAGATGACGGACATCGTGCAGGCCTGCCATGACTTTATCAAGGCCGCGCTGGACATCAGCATCAAGCCGGACGCCTCGGACGAGCTCTCGGAGTTCGAGGTGGGCGCCCCACCCGGCAGCGGCGCGGACGCCCTCATCTCCGCCGTGATGGCCGGGAGGAGCATCTCCCCGTGGCTGGCCCGGCGCACGAGCCCCGCCAACTCCTCCGGGGACTCGGCCATCGCCAGCTGCCACGAGGGCGGGAGCAGCTACGGGAAGGAGGACCAGGAGCCCAAGGCCGACGGCCCCGACGACCTCCCCTCACAGCCGCTGTGGCCCGGCGACGTGGGCTGCGGGCCCCTGCACGTCAAGGAGGAGCAGCTCTCGCCGACCCACTACGGGGGGAGCGAGCCGCCTTCCGCCGGGGACGCTGCCATTCAGAACTCCTTCTCCGAGCAGGCTGCGGGGGACGGCTGGCAGCCCACGGGCCGGAGGAAGAATCGGAAGAACAAAGACACGGTCCGGCACATCACGCAGCACGCGGAGGACGACAGCCGCGCCGGCTCCCCGCTGCCGTCTTTCCTCCCGACGTCCGGGTGGCCCTTCGGCAGCCGAGACTCAA ACGCGGACTTGACCGTCGCTGAAGCCAGCAGCTCGGACAGCCGCGGGGAGAGGCCCGAGCTCTACACGCACGTGGACGAGGGGCTCCTGGGAGGAGAAGGCAGCTACCCGGGAGCCCCCCTCACCCCCGAGAAGGACGACGCGCTGCACCAGGCCACCGCGGTGGCCAACCTGCGGGCGGCACTTATGAGTAAGAACAGCCTGCTGGCCCTCAAGGCCGACGTGCTGGCGGATGACAGCTCCCTGCTGCTGGAGTACCTGCCCAAGGGCACCCACTCCCTGTCCC ggcctggcGCCAACCCGAGtcacctccctccagcccctccaccctcctgcaCTCAGAGCCCGGGATGCCCGCTCTGGGGACCGGCCAGATGGAGCCCAGGGAGCCGgccacctccccagcccag TGAACGAGTTCACGGTCATCAGGAAGAAGTTCCGCTGCCCCTACTGCAGCTTCTCGGCCATGCACCAGTGCATCCTCAAGAGGCACATGCGCTCCCACACGGGCGAGCGGCCCTACCCCTGCGAGATCTGCGGGAAGAAGTTCACGCGGCGCGAGCACATGAAGCGGCACACGCTG GTGCACAGCAAGGACAAGAAGTACGTGTGCAAGCTGTGTAG
- the ZBTB46 gene encoding zinc finger and BTB domain-containing protein 46 isoform X1, translating to MNNRREDMEIASHYRHLLHELNEQRQHGVLCDVCVVVEGKVFKAHKNVLLGSSRYFKTLYCQVQKASDQATVTHLDIVTAQGFKAIIDFMYSAHLALTSRNVIEVMSAASFLQMTDIVQACHDFIKAALDISIKPDASDELSEFEVGAPPGSGADALISAVMAGRSISPWLARRTSPANSSGDSAIASCHEGGSSYGKEDQEPKADGPDDLPSQPLWPGDVGCGPLHVKEEQLSPTHYGGSEPPSAGDAAIQNSFSEQAAGDGWQPTGRRKNRKNKDTVRHITQHAEDDSRAGSPLPSFLPTSGWPFGSRDSNADLTVAEASSSDSRGERPELYTHVDEGLLGGEGSYPGAPLTPEKDDALHQATAVANLRAALMSKNSLLALKADVLADDSSLLLEYLPKGTHSLSLNEFTVIRKKFRCPYCSFSAMHQCILKRHMRSHTGERPYPCEICGKKFTRREHMKRHTLVHSKDKKYVCKLCSRVFMSAASVGIKHGSRRHGVCADCAGGGGAGPLDGGGAEGSPELFAGDGPYLEDPEDPRGEGEEELGEDEDDVGLAPEDALLGDDKEDEDSPRGPHSPARGTDKDFTWIS from the exons ATGAACAACCGGCGGGAAGATATGGAAATCGCGTCCCACTACCGGCACCTGCTCCACGAGCTCAACGAGCAGAGGCAGCACGGCGTCCTGTGCGACGTGTGCGTGGTGGTCGAGGGCAAGGTCTTCAAGGCCCACAAGAACGTCCTGCTCGGCAGCAGCCGCTACTTTAAGACGCTCTACTGCCAGGTGCAGAAGGCGTCCGACCAGGCCACGGTCACGCACCTGGACATCGTCACGGCGCAGGGCTTCAAGGCCATCATCGACTTCATGTACTCCGCCCACCTGGCCCTCACCAGCAGGAACGTCATCGAGGTGATGTCAGCGGCCAGCTTCCTGCAGATGACGGACATCGTGCAGGCCTGCCATGACTTTATCAAGGCCGCGCTGGACATCAGCATCAAGCCGGACGCCTCGGACGAGCTCTCGGAGTTCGAGGTGGGCGCCCCACCCGGCAGCGGCGCGGACGCCCTCATCTCCGCCGTGATGGCCGGGAGGAGCATCTCCCCGTGGCTGGCCCGGCGCACGAGCCCCGCCAACTCCTCCGGGGACTCGGCCATCGCCAGCTGCCACGAGGGCGGGAGCAGCTACGGGAAGGAGGACCAGGAGCCCAAGGCCGACGGCCCCGACGACCTCCCCTCACAGCCGCTGTGGCCCGGCGACGTGGGCTGCGGGCCCCTGCACGTCAAGGAGGAGCAGCTCTCGCCGACCCACTACGGGGGGAGCGAGCCGCCTTCCGCCGGGGACGCTGCCATTCAGAACTCCTTCTCCGAGCAGGCTGCGGGGGACGGCTGGCAGCCCACGGGCCGGAGGAAGAATCGGAAGAACAAAGACACGGTCCGGCACATCACGCAGCACGCGGAGGACGACAGCCGCGCCGGCTCCCCGCTGCCGTCTTTCCTCCCGACGTCCGGGTGGCCCTTCGGCAGCCGAGACTCAA ACGCGGACTTGACCGTCGCTGAAGCCAGCAGCTCGGACAGCCGCGGGGAGAGGCCCGAGCTCTACACGCACGTGGACGAGGGGCTCCTGGGAGGAGAAGGCAGCTACCCGGGAGCCCCCCTCACCCCCGAGAAGGACGACGCGCTGCACCAGGCCACCGCGGTGGCCAACCTGCGGGCGGCACTTATGAGTAAGAACAGCCTGCTGGCCCTCAAGGCCGACGTGCTGGCGGATGACAGCTCCCTGCTGCTGGAGTACCTGCCCAAGGGCACCCACTCCCTGTCCC TGAACGAGTTCACGGTCATCAGGAAGAAGTTCCGCTGCCCCTACTGCAGCTTCTCGGCCATGCACCAGTGCATCCTCAAGAGGCACATGCGCTCCCACACGGGCGAGCGGCCCTACCCCTGCGAGATCTGCGGGAAGAAGTTCACGCGGCGCGAGCACATGAAGCGGCACACGCTG GTGCACAGCAAGGACAAGAAGTACGTGTGCAAGCTGTGTAGCCGCGTGTTCATGTCGGCCGCCAGCGTGGGCATCAAGCACGGCTCGCGGCGCCACGGCGTGTGTGCCGACTGCGCGGGTGGCGGCGGGGCCGGGCCCCTGGATGGCGGCGGCGCCGAGGGCTCCCCTGAGCTGTTCGCGGGCGACGGGCCGTACCTGGAGGACCCCGAGGACCCACGCGGCGAGGGCGAGGAGGAGCTGGGTGAGGACGAGGACGACGTGGGCCTGGCCCCCGAGGACGCACTACTGGGGGACGACAAGGAGGACGAGGACTCGCCGCGGGGGCCTCACAGCCCTGCCCGGGGCACCGACAAGGACTTCACCTGGATCTCCTAG